One genomic segment of Microbacterium maritypicum includes these proteins:
- a CDS encoding histidinol-phosphate transaminase, whose translation MTLSLNDLPVRDDLRGLTPYGAPQAPLPIALNVNENTHPIPDEVASDILDDIAVAIRDVNRYPDREFSTLRESFAEYLGHGLTPEQIWAGNGSNEVLQHILQAFGGPGRTAFGFAPTYSMYPLIAQGTGARWIAGTRQPDYTITPEEAAEQVRAADPDVVILCSPNNPTGTPLGLDVVEAVYDAARGIVIVDEAYQEFAPRDAVSALTLLEGRPRLAVSRTMSKAFAFAGARVGYLAADPAFIDALRLVRLPYHLSALTQAAAIAALRNADVMLGMVEEIVEQRDRITATLEALGYQPNETWSNFVLFGGVADPKATWQQLYDRGVLVRDVGIPGHLRVSAGTEAETTAFLDALASIGSAS comes from the coding sequence GTGACCCTCTCCCTCAACGATCTCCCGGTACGTGATGATCTTCGCGGACTGACGCCGTACGGCGCTCCGCAGGCGCCCCTTCCGATCGCGCTCAACGTGAACGAGAACACACATCCGATCCCGGATGAAGTGGCCAGCGACATCCTCGACGACATCGCCGTGGCGATCCGCGACGTCAACCGCTACCCCGACCGGGAGTTCAGCACCCTTCGTGAGTCGTTCGCAGAGTATCTGGGCCACGGGCTCACCCCCGAGCAGATCTGGGCGGGCAACGGGTCCAACGAAGTGCTCCAGCACATCCTCCAGGCGTTCGGCGGGCCGGGGCGCACGGCGTTCGGCTTCGCGCCCACGTACTCGATGTACCCGCTGATCGCCCAGGGGACCGGGGCGCGGTGGATCGCCGGCACCAGGCAGCCCGACTACACGATCACGCCGGAGGAGGCCGCCGAGCAGGTGCGGGCCGCCGACCCCGACGTGGTGATCCTCTGCTCGCCCAACAACCCCACCGGCACGCCGCTGGGGCTCGACGTCGTCGAAGCCGTCTACGACGCGGCTCGGGGCATCGTTATCGTCGACGAGGCCTACCAGGAGTTCGCTCCCCGCGACGCGGTGTCCGCATTGACGTTGCTCGAAGGGCGTCCGCGACTCGCCGTCTCGCGCACGATGAGCAAGGCGTTCGCGTTCGCGGGCGCTCGCGTCGGCTATCTCGCGGCGGATCCGGCCTTCATCGACGCGCTGCGGCTGGTGCGTCTGCCCTATCACCTGAGCGCCCTCACCCAGGCAGCGGCCATCGCGGCACTGCGCAACGCCGACGTGATGCTCGGGATGGTGGAGGAGATCGTCGAACAGCGCGACAGGATCACGGCGACACTCGAGGCGCTCGGCTATCAGCCGAACGAGACGTGGTCGAACTTCGTGCTGTTCGGCGGAGTCGCCGACCCTAAGGCGACGTGGCAGCAGCTCTACGACCGCGGCGTGCTCGTGCGCGACGTCGGCATCCCCGGCCACCTGAGAGTGAGTGCCGGAACCGAGGCCGAGACCACCGCGTTCCTCGACGCCCTGGCCTCGATAGGATCGGCTTCATGA
- the hisB gene encoding imidazoleglycerol-phosphate dehydratase HisB, which produces MSTPALTPRTASRVRSTSESTVELELNLDGTGASRIDTSVPFFDHMLTAFAKHSLTDLTVRASGDTHIDAHHTVEDVSIVLGQAILEALGDKSGISRYGDALVPLDEALAQAVVDISGRPYLVHTGEPAGFEHHLIGGHFTGSLVRHSFEAITFNAALTVHVRVLGGRDPHHIAEAEFKAFARAFRQAKALDPLVDGVPSTKGAL; this is translated from the coding sequence ATGAGCACCCCCGCACTGACCCCGCGCACAGCGAGCCGCGTGCGCAGCACGTCGGAGTCCACCGTCGAGCTCGAGCTGAATCTCGACGGCACCGGTGCGAGTCGCATCGACACGTCGGTACCGTTCTTCGACCACATGCTCACCGCGTTCGCCAAGCACTCGCTCACTGACCTGACCGTGCGCGCGTCCGGCGACACGCACATCGACGCGCACCACACTGTCGAAGACGTCTCGATCGTGCTCGGCCAGGCGATTCTCGAGGCCCTCGGCGACAAGTCCGGCATCTCCCGCTACGGTGACGCGCTCGTTCCGCTCGACGAGGCGCTCGCTCAGGCCGTCGTCGACATCTCCGGTCGCCCCTACCTCGTGCACACGGGTGAGCCCGCCGGGTTCGAGCACCACCTCATCGGCGGGCACTTCACGGGCTCGCTCGTGCGTCACTCGTTCGAGGCCATCACGTTCAACGCGGCTCTGACGGTGCACGTGCGCGTGCTCGGCGGACGCGACCCTCATCACATCGCCGAGGCGGAGTTCAAGGCGTTCGCCCGTGCGTTCCGTCAGGCCAAGGCGCTGGACCCTCTCGTCGACGGCGTCCCCTCCACCAAGGGTGCGCTGTGA
- the hisH gene encoding imidazole glycerol phosphate synthase subunit HisH, with protein MSAAPRIAVFDYESGNVHSAVKALVAAGADAVLTRDRATALEADGLVVPGVGAFQAVRDALRAHGGDEIIDRRLAGGRPVLGICVGMQVLFEHGVERGHDTEGLGEWPGAVTQLNAPVLPHMGWNTVEPGADSVLFRGIEQERFYFVHSYAAQSWELDVIPPFPEPVLTWTTYGGPFLAAVENGPLSATQFHPEKSGEAGIQLLRNWVQSL; from the coding sequence GTGAGCGCTGCGCCTCGCATCGCGGTCTTCGACTACGAGTCGGGCAACGTCCATTCGGCGGTCAAGGCGCTCGTGGCCGCCGGTGCGGATGCCGTGCTGACACGCGACCGCGCCACCGCTCTCGAGGCCGACGGTCTCGTCGTGCCCGGTGTCGGTGCGTTCCAGGCCGTGCGTGATGCCCTGCGCGCCCATGGCGGAGACGAGATCATCGATCGTCGTCTGGCCGGCGGTCGCCCCGTGCTCGGGATCTGCGTCGGGATGCAGGTGCTGTTCGAGCACGGCGTCGAGCGCGGCCACGACACCGAGGGCCTCGGCGAATGGCCGGGGGCCGTCACCCAGCTCAACGCACCGGTGCTTCCGCACATGGGCTGGAACACGGTCGAGCCGGGTGCCGACAGCGTGCTGTTCCGAGGCATCGAGCAGGAGCGCTTCTACTTCGTGCACTCCTATGCCGCGCAGTCCTGGGAGCTCGACGTCATCCCGCCGTTCCCCGAACCCGTCCTCACCTGGACGACCTACGGGGGTCCTTTCCTCGCGGCGGTCGAGAACGGCCCGCTCTCAGCGACGCAGTTCCACCCGGAGAAGTCCGGCGAGGCCGGCATCCAGCTGCTGCGCAACTGGGTCCAGAGCCTCTGA
- the priA gene encoding bifunctional 1-(5-phosphoribosyl)-5-((5-phosphoribosylamino)methylideneamino)imidazole-4-carboxamide isomerase/phosphoribosylanthranilate isomerase PriA → MNDFAQSPSLTLLPAVDVAGGKAVRLTQGEAGTETSYGDPLDAAGEWAAQGAKWIHLVDLDAAFGRGSNAPILRKVIKQFKGVNIELSGGIRDDATLEAALESGATRINLGTAALENPEWAADVIGRYGEAIAVGLDVRGTTLAARGWTKEGGDLWEVLERLEDAGCSRYVVTDVTKDGTLRGPNLELLREVTSRTPKPVVASGGISSLDDIAALRELVPLGVEGAIVGKALYAGAFTLAEALDVAGD, encoded by the coding sequence ATGAACGACTTCGCGCAGTCCCCCTCGCTCACGCTCCTTCCCGCGGTCGATGTCGCCGGGGGCAAGGCCGTCCGCCTGACCCAGGGCGAGGCCGGCACCGAGACCAGCTACGGCGACCCGTTGGATGCCGCGGGGGAGTGGGCCGCGCAGGGTGCGAAGTGGATCCACCTCGTCGACCTCGACGCCGCATTCGGCCGCGGCAGCAATGCGCCGATCCTGCGCAAGGTCATCAAGCAGTTCAAGGGCGTGAACATCGAGCTTTCGGGCGGTATCCGCGACGACGCGACGCTGGAGGCGGCTCTGGAGAGCGGCGCCACCCGGATCAATCTGGGCACCGCGGCGCTGGAGAACCCGGAGTGGGCTGCCGACGTGATCGGTCGTTACGGCGAGGCGATCGCGGTCGGCCTCGATGTGCGAGGCACGACTCTCGCCGCCCGCGGATGGACCAAGGAGGGCGGTGACCTCTGGGAGGTGCTCGAGCGCCTCGAGGACGCCGGCTGCAGCCGGTACGTCGTCACCGACGTCACGAAGGACGGCACGCTCCGCGGCCCGAACCTCGAACTGCTGCGTGAGGTCACCTCGCGCACCCCGAAGCCGGTCGTCGCATCCGGTGGGATCTCGAGCCTCGACGACATCGCCGCGCTCCGTGAGCTCGTGCCGCTGGGCGTCGAGGGAGCGATCGTCGGCAAGGCACTCTACGCCGGCGCGTTCACGCTGGCTGAGGCACTGGATGTCGCAGGAGACTGA
- a CDS encoding SseB family protein, with translation MSQETDAHACGPESHNHGDSAGVPWEGRSFESNPHAGDDGSADPALLAAILRFRAGQGSQAEVVDAFRGARVLVPLIAEKGDEGVAPNGLTVDKTQELSIVTVAAPDGRRVQPVFSSVQAMQAWDPTARPIPVEAVRAALAASAEDTDLIVLDPTSETEFVIRRPAVWAIAQEHRWEPSFLSTEVFTALQESVAHELAVIDVAVAAGDPDARLRGPELIVILELVDGLEREVLDAVLSRLAQRWASDDRIAVLADSLTVKLRRSA, from the coding sequence ATGTCGCAGGAGACTGACGCGCACGCCTGCGGGCCCGAGTCGCACAACCACGGCGATTCGGCCGGCGTCCCCTGGGAGGGGCGCAGCTTCGAGTCGAACCCGCACGCGGGGGACGACGGCTCCGCAGACCCCGCTCTCCTGGCCGCGATCCTTCGCTTCCGTGCGGGACAGGGCAGCCAGGCTGAGGTGGTCGACGCCTTCCGGGGTGCGCGAGTGCTGGTGCCGCTCATCGCGGAGAAGGGCGACGAGGGCGTCGCGCCGAACGGACTCACCGTCGACAAGACGCAGGAGCTGTCCATCGTGACGGTGGCGGCTCCCGACGGACGCCGCGTGCAGCCGGTCTTCTCCTCCGTCCAGGCCATGCAGGCCTGGGATCCGACCGCGCGACCGATTCCGGTCGAGGCGGTTCGCGCCGCGTTGGCGGCCTCCGCGGAAGACACCGACCTGATCGTGCTCGACCCGACCTCCGAGACGGAGTTCGTCATCCGGCGCCCCGCGGTGTGGGCGATCGCTCAGGAGCACCGCTGGGAGCCGAGCTTCCTCTCCACCGAGGTGTTCACCGCGCTCCAGGAGAGCGTGGCGCACGAACTGGCCGTGATCGACGTGGCGGTGGCCGCGGGCGATCCCGACGCACGGCTCCGGGGCCCCGAGCTGATCGTGATCCTCGAGCTCGTCGACGGTCTGGAGCGTGAGGTGCTCGACGCCGTGCTCTCTCGCCTCGCTCAGCGCTGGGCGTCCGACGACCGCATCGCCGTGCTCGCGGATTCGCTCACGGTGAAGCTCCGCCGCAGCGCCTGA
- a CDS encoding DUF1844 domain-containing protein, translated as MTNQAPDEAAREREERWARQEEAASSATRDIADVPAVEVITTAAVHLMSAAAVKLGLADDPDAAAQIDLDEARKLINALAGLITAGAPEISDMHARSLRDGLRSLQLAFREASTIPDPIGKGPGEKWTGPVN; from the coding sequence GTGACGAACCAGGCACCGGACGAGGCTGCACGTGAGCGCGAAGAGCGCTGGGCACGTCAGGAGGAGGCCGCATCGTCGGCCACCCGAGACATCGCCGATGTACCCGCTGTCGAGGTGATCACCACCGCCGCCGTGCACCTCATGAGCGCCGCAGCCGTCAAGCTCGGACTCGCCGACGATCCCGACGCCGCGGCGCAGATCGACCTCGACGAGGCGCGCAAGCTCATCAACGCTCTCGCCGGCCTCATCACCGCCGGCGCTCCCGAGATCAGTGACATGCACGCCCGCTCGCTGCGTGACGGTCTTCGTTCGCTGCAGCTCGCCTTCCGCGAGGCATCGACGATTCCCGACCCGATCGGCAAGGGACCGGGCGAGAAGTGGACCGGTCCGGTCAACTAG
- the infC gene encoding translation initiation factor IF-3 produces MSDPRTNERIRVPEVRLVGPAGEQIGVVRIEAALRLAQEADLDLVEVAPNSKPPVVKIMDYGKFKYEAAQKEKEARRNQANTILKEVRFRLKIEAHDYTTKLKRAEGFLKAGDKVKAMILFRGREQSRPEQGVRLLRKFAEDVAEFGTVESNPTIDGRNMVMVVAPLKSKSEAKQEQNAVRDAQRADKKQAARDAKSDSPAAAAPAE; encoded by the coding sequence ATCAGCGATCCCCGTACCAATGAGCGCATCCGCGTCCCCGAGGTCCGCCTCGTCGGCCCCGCGGGTGAGCAGATCGGCGTTGTCCGCATCGAGGCCGCGCTGCGCCTCGCGCAGGAAGCCGATCTCGACCTCGTCGAGGTCGCCCCCAACTCGAAGCCGCCCGTCGTCAAGATCATGGACTACGGCAAGTTCAAGTACGAGGCCGCCCAGAAGGAAAAGGAAGCTCGCCGCAACCAGGCGAACACGATCCTCAAGGAAGTCCGTTTCCGTCTGAAGATCGAGGCGCACGACTACACGACCAAGCTCAAGCGCGCCGAGGGCTTCCTCAAGGCCGGCGACAAGGTCAAGGCCATGATCCTGTTCCGCGGTCGCGAGCAGTCGCGTCCCGAGCAGGGCGTCCGCCTGCTGCGCAAGTTCGCCGAAGACGTCGCCGAGTTCGGCACCGTCGAGTCGAACCCGACCATCGACGGTCGCAACATGGTGATGGTCGTGGCTCCGCTCAAGAGCAAGTCCGAGGCGAAGCAGGAGCAGAACGCCGTGCGCGATGCTCAGCGTGCCGACAAGAAGCAGGCGGCGCGCGACGCGAAGAGCGATTCGCCCGCAGCCGCAGCTCCGGCGGAGTGA
- the rpmI gene encoding 50S ribosomal protein L35 has product MPKQKTHSGAKKRFKITGSGKLKKQQAGMRHNLEHKSSRRTRRLNQDQVLSKADTKVAKKLLGR; this is encoded by the coding sequence ATGCCGAAGCAGAAGACCCACTCGGGTGCTAAGAAGCGCTTCAAGATCACCGGCAGCGGAAAGCTGAAGAAGCAGCAGGCCGGGATGCGCCACAACCTCGAGCACAAGTCGAGCCGTCGCACCCGTCGTCTGAACCAGGACCAGGTGCTGTCGAAGGCTGACACCAAGGTCGCGAAGAAGCTTCTCGGTCGCTGA
- the rplT gene encoding 50S ribosomal protein L20 — MARVKRAVNAHKKRRVILERASGYRGQRSRLYRKAKEQVIHSLVYSYRDRRKRKGDFRRLWIQRINAAARQNGMTYNRFIQGLGLAGVTVDRRMLADLAVNDAATFTTLVETAKKALPSDVNAPKSAA; from the coding sequence ATGGCAAGAGTCAAGCGGGCAGTAAACGCCCACAAGAAGCGCCGGGTCATCCTCGAGCGCGCCTCCGGTTACCGCGGACAGCGTTCGCGCCTCTACCGGAAGGCCAAAGAGCAGGTCATCCACTCGCTGGTCTACTCGTACCGTGACCGTCGCAAGCGCAAGGGCGACTTCCGTCGTCTGTGGATCCAGCGCATCAACGCTGCGGCTCGCCAGAACGGCATGACGTACAACCGCTTCATCCAGGGCCTCGGCCTCGCGGGTGTCACCGTCGACCGTCGCATGCTCGCCGACCTCGCGGTCAACGACGCGGCGACCTTCACGACGCTGGTCGAGACGGCGAAGAAGGCTCTGCCCTCCGACGTCAACGCACCGAAGTCGGCTGCGTAA
- a CDS encoding ribosomal maturation YjgA family protein, whose amino-acid sequence MSDSPTVNSTRRRITLAVVAAVTVGSGLVVHLGVSGMIGDIVGDALYAVLIYVLVAFLAPHRPRPAIAVVAFVFCAAVELLQLTGLPREWAALFPPIRLVLGSGFDVRDLAVYAGAVAVAALVDVVVTRASAGSEPTNATGRPPEGERPV is encoded by the coding sequence ATGAGCGACAGCCCCACGGTGAACAGCACCCGCCGACGGATCACCCTCGCCGTCGTCGCCGCCGTCACGGTAGGGAGCGGCCTCGTCGTTCACCTCGGTGTGAGCGGGATGATCGGCGACATCGTGGGCGATGCCCTGTACGCCGTGCTCATCTACGTGCTCGTCGCGTTCCTCGCCCCGCACCGGCCTCGTCCCGCGATCGCGGTCGTGGCATTCGTGTTCTGCGCCGCCGTCGAACTGCTTCAGCTCACCGGGCTTCCCCGCGAGTGGGCAGCCCTGTTCCCGCCGATCCGTCTCGTCCTCGGCTCGGGCTTCGATGTCCGCGACCTCGCGGTGTACGCCGGCGCGGTCGCCGTGGCGGCCCTCGTCGACGTGGTCGTCACCCGCGCATCCGCCGGTTCCGAGCCGACGAACGCCACAGGGCGCCCTCCCGAAGGAGAGCGCCCCGTGTGA
- a CDS encoding TrmH family RNA methyltransferase produces the protein MLENPRSPRVRAVAKLTKRSARTETGLFLLEGPQSVREALTYRPEAIVELFATPNGWERHPDIRAKAAEAEIDVEYVTEYVLNAMADTVTPQGLVAVVQQTPTSVRDIFDSSPRLVAICEEVRDPGNLGTIIRAADAAGADAVVLTGRTVDPYNPKVVRATTGSLFHLPVSVGGDLADVVTRAHAAGLRILAADVKGDDLLKARAEGVLEEPTAWLFGNEARGLEDEALALADQVLKLPIFGRAESLNLATAASVCLYESAFAQRATSAG, from the coding sequence GTGCTGGAGAACCCCCGTTCGCCCCGAGTCCGAGCCGTCGCGAAGCTGACCAAGCGCAGCGCGAGAACCGAGACGGGCCTGTTCCTTCTGGAAGGTCCGCAGTCCGTCCGCGAGGCGCTCACCTACCGTCCCGAGGCGATCGTCGAGCTGTTCGCGACGCCGAACGGCTGGGAGAGGCACCCCGACATCCGTGCGAAGGCCGCCGAGGCCGAGATCGATGTCGAATACGTGACCGAGTACGTCCTCAACGCGATGGCCGACACCGTCACCCCGCAGGGGCTGGTCGCGGTGGTGCAGCAGACACCGACTTCCGTGCGCGACATCTTCGACTCCTCGCCACGGCTGGTGGCCATCTGCGAGGAGGTGCGGGACCCCGGGAACCTCGGCACGATCATCCGGGCTGCCGACGCCGCCGGTGCGGATGCCGTCGTGCTCACCGGCCGCACGGTCGATCCGTACAACCCGAAGGTCGTGCGCGCCACGACAGGGTCGCTCTTCCACCTGCCGGTGTCGGTCGGGGGAGACCTGGCCGATGTCGTCACGCGCGCCCATGCCGCAGGCCTGCGCATCCTCGCGGCCGATGTGAAGGGCGACGATCTGCTGAAAGCACGCGCCGAGGGCGTGCTCGAAGAGCCCACCGCCTGGCTCTTCGGCAACGAGGCGCGCGGGCTCGAAGACGAGGCGCTCGCGCTCGCGGACCAGGTGCTCAAGCTGCCCATCTTCGGCCGTGCCGAATCCCTCAACCTGGCGACGGCCGCCAGCGTGTGCCTCTACGAGAGCGCCTTCGCACAGCGGGCGACGTCCGCCGGCTGA
- a CDS encoding response regulator transcription factor, translating to MRILIVEDDDRVAGALEAFLARSGYATVRAADGAAALDLLGADTEVVLLDLGLPDIDGVDLCRRIRGRSEVPIVIVTARNQVAERIKGLRAGADDFVVKPYDVHELLARIEAVTRRTRPMRPEADARVLLHDGGVEIDLVARQVLVDGTPIDLTRKEFDIVAVLARYPGVAVPKERLIREVWNTDWRGFGHSLEVHVGAIRKKIGVRGVIETVRGVGYRLAGS from the coding sequence ATGAGGATTCTGATCGTCGAGGATGACGACCGCGTCGCCGGCGCGCTCGAGGCGTTCCTCGCTCGATCGGGATACGCGACCGTGCGCGCGGCGGACGGAGCGGCAGCTCTGGACCTGCTGGGTGCGGACACCGAGGTCGTCCTGCTCGATCTCGGGCTTCCCGACATCGACGGTGTCGACCTATGCCGCCGCATCCGTGGCCGCTCGGAGGTTCCGATCGTGATCGTGACCGCGCGCAATCAGGTCGCCGAGCGCATCAAAGGGCTGCGGGCCGGAGCCGACGATTTCGTGGTCAAGCCCTATGACGTGCACGAGCTCCTGGCCCGGATCGAGGCCGTGACCAGAAGAACACGACCGATGCGACCCGAGGCCGATGCCCGTGTGCTGCTGCATGACGGTGGTGTGGAGATCGACCTCGTCGCACGGCAGGTCCTCGTCGACGGCACACCGATCGACCTCACGCGCAAGGAGTTCGACATCGTCGCGGTCCTCGCCCGATACCCGGGGGTGGCTGTGCCGAAGGAGCGTCTGATCCGCGAGGTGTGGAACACCGACTGGCGAGGGTTCGGGCACTCCCTCGAGGTGCACGTCGGCGCGATCAGGAAGAAGATCGGAGTCCGCGGGGTCATCGAGACCGTGCGTGGCGTCGGATATCGGCTTGCGGGGTCGTGA
- a CDS encoding sensor histidine kinase gives MRRRLIIVFLVPLVAILAALGGAAGWSAAHGVQQAFYTQQLGDLGYFATSARQALRSGSAAVIDAEVMRFREVYGIEVTVFDLGGSVWAAGEQDPAVLPEEDAERVRLALSGRRAEQPTVVFPWTVTDAALAEPVFDDGDVIGAVLVTGDVEAPRAAILQQFLLICAIALVLIALGVLLVFRLARWVLSPVRRLDEAMVAIERGEMDARVAADDGPPELRRMAQVFNGMADEIERVMTRQQEFALNASHELRNPLNALLLRVEHLATGLGTQWQHDVEETREEGRRMTRILETLLGLARGGRGDSAISAVDLATLAARRLDAWRDVAAQRGVGLRATGDSSVMSVTDRTIVESALDAVIDNAVKFSPEGVQIEIGAQRDGRLCRITVRDHGPGLTEEEAAAATDRFWRSAESGDTPGSGLGLAIASDLLATVGGELSVASAEGGGLAVALVLHDGTMP, from the coding sequence ATGCGGCGCCGTCTGATCATCGTCTTCCTCGTACCGCTCGTCGCCATCCTGGCCGCGCTCGGCGGGGCTGCGGGATGGAGCGCCGCCCACGGCGTGCAGCAGGCGTTCTACACCCAGCAGCTCGGCGACCTCGGGTACTTCGCCACGAGCGCGCGTCAGGCTCTGCGATCCGGCAGCGCGGCGGTGATCGACGCCGAGGTGATGCGCTTCCGTGAGGTCTACGGAATCGAGGTCACCGTCTTCGATCTCGGCGGCAGCGTGTGGGCCGCAGGCGAGCAGGACCCGGCGGTCCTTCCTGAGGAAGACGCCGAGAGGGTCAGGCTGGCCCTCTCCGGGCGGCGGGCCGAGCAGCCAACGGTCGTGTTCCCCTGGACCGTCACGGATGCGGCGCTGGCCGAGCCGGTGTTCGACGACGGGGACGTGATCGGCGCCGTGCTCGTCACCGGCGACGTCGAGGCGCCGCGTGCCGCGATCCTGCAGCAGTTCCTCCTCATCTGCGCGATCGCGCTGGTGCTCATCGCGCTCGGAGTGCTCCTCGTGTTCCGCCTCGCTCGATGGGTGCTGTCGCCGGTGCGCCGGCTCGATGAGGCGATGGTCGCGATCGAGCGGGGTGAGATGGACGCGCGGGTCGCGGCGGATGACGGTCCGCCGGAGCTGCGCCGCATGGCGCAGGTGTTCAACGGGATGGCCGACGAGATCGAACGGGTGATGACACGCCAGCAGGAGTTCGCACTCAACGCCTCTCATGAGCTGCGCAACCCCCTGAACGCTCTCCTCCTGCGCGTGGAGCATCTGGCGACCGGACTCGGGACGCAGTGGCAGCACGACGTCGAGGAGACGCGGGAGGAGGGGCGACGGATGACCCGTATCCTCGAGACGCTGCTGGGCCTCGCGCGCGGCGGACGCGGGGATTCGGCCATCTCCGCTGTCGACCTCGCGACCCTCGCCGCCCGGCGCCTCGACGCGTGGCGCGACGTCGCCGCACAGCGCGGAGTCGGCTTGCGTGCCACGGGGGACTCGTCGGTGATGAGCGTGACCGATCGGACGATCGTGGAGAGTGCGCTGGATGCCGTGATCGACAACGCGGTGAAGTTCTCCCCCGAGGGGGTGCAGATCGAGATCGGTGCGCAACGCGATGGCCGGCTCTGCCGGATCACCGTCCGCGATCACGGTCCCGGTCTGACCGAGGAGGAGGCGGCAGCGGCGACAGACCGTTTCTGGCGCAGCGCCGAGAGCGGAGACACTCCCGGATCCGGGCTCGGCCTCGCCATCGCGAGTGACCTGCTCGCGACGGTCGGCGGGGAACTCTCCGTGGCCTCGGCGGAGGGCGGCGGGCTCGCCGTCGCGCTCGTGCTCCACGACGGGACGATGCCGTGA
- a CDS encoding TAXI family TRAP transporter solute-binding subunit: MRALARRLVAGALAITLLAVLTACNPRASEWTDAEYAIASGGSTGVYYDYGSHLAEELSASLDIRMGAQETAGSVDNLLRVSSGEALIGFAQGDAAADAVAGTGAFDTPLEVQALARLYDEYVQVVVRGDSEIDDVGDLAGRTISLGAENSGVNVIAARVLDAAGVDIGSVRNPQLDLSESIGAMERGEIDGFFWVGGLPTPGVAELSERSPVRLLPIEQEWVNEVNERYSHAYRPADVPAGTYGLVDSAPTMAVPNYLVTAAATPDAVVRDVLAGLFDARLRIAGEVPTAALLDRRSAIFTGPVPLHPGAVDYYRDLRG; encoded by the coding sequence GTGAGGGCCCTCGCGCGGCGGCTCGTCGCTGGTGCGCTCGCGATCACGCTCCTGGCGGTGCTGACCGCGTGCAATCCTCGTGCGAGCGAGTGGACGGATGCGGAGTACGCGATCGCCAGCGGCGGGTCGACCGGCGTCTACTACGACTACGGGAGTCACCTGGCCGAAGAGCTGTCCGCATCGCTGGATATCCGGATGGGGGCGCAGGAGACAGCGGGATCCGTCGACAATCTGCTGCGGGTCAGCTCGGGGGAGGCCCTGATCGGGTTCGCGCAGGGTGATGCGGCCGCCGATGCGGTGGCCGGCACCGGGGCCTTCGACACGCCGCTGGAGGTGCAGGCCCTCGCTCGGCTCTACGACGAATACGTGCAGGTCGTGGTGCGGGGAGACTCCGAGATCGACGACGTCGGCGATCTCGCCGGCCGCACGATCTCGCTCGGCGCGGAGAACTCCGGGGTGAACGTGATCGCCGCGCGCGTGCTGGATGCGGCCGGCGTCGACATCGGGTCTGTCCGCAACCCCCAGCTCGACCTCAGCGAGTCGATCGGCGCGATGGAGCGCGGGGAGATCGACGGGTTCTTCTGGGTGGGCGGATTGCCGACCCCTGGAGTGGCGGAGCTCTCCGAGAGGTCGCCGGTTCGCCTGCTCCCGATCGAGCAGGAGTGGGTCAACGAGGTGAACGAGCGGTACTCGCACGCCTACCGTCCGGCAGATGTCCCGGCCGGGACCTACGGCCTCGTGGATTCCGCGCCGACGATGGCGGTGCCCAACTATCTCGTCACGGCAGCCGCGACCCCTGATGCCGTCGTGCGCGACGTGCTCGCCGGGCTGTTCGACGCGCGTCTGCGCATCGCGGGGGAGGTGCCCACCGCGGCGTTGCTGGACCGTCGTTCGGCGATCTTCACCGGTCCCGTCCCTCTGCACCCCGGGGCCGTGGACTACTACCGGGACCTGCGCGGCTGA